The Streptomyces avermitilis MA-4680 = NBRC 14893 genome contains a region encoding:
- a CDS encoding histidine phosphatase family protein, with protein MNATATRFLYLARHGEATADEDAGELTANGRRQAELLGDRLRDVPLAAIHHGPLPRAAQTARLIGDRLKEVPVRAAEAAGDYVPYVPGRAELPADAADRLLAFLAPVTPDERERGAALARAAQERFTGPVAGDEVRHELVVTHAFLIGWLVRAALDAPPWRWLGLNHGNAALTVLRYTPGRPSAVLFFNDMAHLPAELRWTGFPPELRG; from the coding sequence ATGAACGCCACAGCGACCCGCTTCCTCTACCTCGCCCGGCACGGCGAGGCAACCGCGGACGAGGACGCGGGCGAGCTGACCGCGAACGGCCGCCGCCAGGCCGAACTCCTCGGCGACCGGCTCCGTGACGTGCCGCTGGCCGCGATCCACCACGGCCCGCTGCCGCGCGCGGCGCAGACCGCCCGGCTGATCGGCGACCGGCTGAAGGAGGTCCCGGTGCGGGCGGCCGAGGCGGCCGGGGACTACGTGCCGTACGTGCCCGGCCGGGCCGAGCTGCCCGCGGACGCGGCCGACCGGCTGCTCGCGTTCCTGGCGCCCGTGACGCCGGACGAGCGCGAGCGGGGCGCGGCGCTGGCGCGGGCGGCGCAGGAGCGGTTCACCGGCCCCGTGGCGGGCGACGAGGTGCGCCACGAACTGGTCGTCACCCACGCCTTCCTCATCGGCTGGCTGGTCCGGGCCGCCCTCGACGCCCCGCCCTGGCGCTGGCTGGGCCTCAACCACGGCAACGCCGCCCTGACCGTCCTCCGCTACACGCCCGGCCGTCCGTCCGCCGTGCTCTTCTTCAACGACATGGCCCATCTGCCCGCCGAACTGCGCTGGACCGGCTTCCCGCCCGAACTGCGCGGGTGA
- a CDS encoding oligopeptide:H+ symporter — protein MASSLTKDSVTPGTPGSEKTFFGHPRGLATLFMTEMWERFSYYGMRALLPLYLVAPGGLHLSAATATAIYSVYVSLVYLLALPGGWFADRVLGPRKTVAVAGLIIMLGHLTLALPTSGTFFAGLGLVAIGSGLLKANISTMVGHLYDGPDDPRRDGGFTLFYIGINLGAFAAPLIIGTVGENVNWHLGFALAALGMALGLAQYLLGSRHLSARSSDVPTPLSAEEKAATLRKSAMWAAVAVVFYAIVGFSGHYTLNWLLVPITVAGLIIPVMVIARIKRDKALDRVEQSKMSAYIWFFVAAAVFWMIYDQGGSTLSIFADSSAENTIFDWHFPVSWYQSVNPVLIMALAPVFAWLWLALNRRGKEPSTATKFASGLLLIGASFFLFLAPLAIADGGHKAAAMWLVAIYFVQTVGELTVSPVGLSVTTKMAPAKYASQMMGVWFLAVTAGDATTGLLSIAGVDLNKTGIVALQATLAAVAGVAVWMYRKKVKELMGDVH, from the coding sequence ATGGCGTCCAGCCTGACGAAGGACTCGGTCACCCCGGGCACCCCCGGTTCCGAGAAGACCTTCTTCGGCCACCCCCGCGGACTGGCCACTCTCTTCATGACCGAGATGTGGGAGCGGTTCTCCTACTACGGCATGAGAGCTCTGCTCCCGCTGTACCTGGTGGCACCGGGCGGCCTGCACCTGAGCGCGGCCACCGCGACCGCGATCTACTCGGTGTACGTGTCGCTCGTGTACCTGCTCGCCCTCCCGGGCGGCTGGTTCGCCGACCGTGTCCTCGGCCCCCGCAAGACGGTCGCCGTCGCGGGCCTGATCATCATGCTCGGCCACCTGACGCTGGCCCTGCCGACGTCCGGCACCTTCTTCGCGGGCCTCGGCCTGGTCGCGATCGGTTCCGGTCTGCTGAAGGCCAACATCTCGACGATGGTCGGCCACCTCTACGACGGCCCGGACGACCCGCGCCGCGACGGTGGCTTCACCCTCTTCTACATCGGCATCAACCTCGGTGCCTTCGCCGCGCCGCTGATCATCGGCACCGTCGGTGAGAACGTGAACTGGCACCTCGGCTTCGCGCTCGCCGCGCTCGGCATGGCGCTCGGCCTCGCCCAGTACCTGCTCGGCAGCCGCCACCTCAGCGCCCGCTCCAGCGACGTCCCGACGCCGCTGTCCGCCGAGGAGAAGGCCGCGACGCTGCGCAAGTCGGCGATGTGGGCGGCCGTCGCCGTCGTCTTCTACGCGATCGTCGGCTTCTCCGGCCACTACACGCTCAACTGGCTGCTGGTCCCGATCACCGTCGCCGGCCTGATCATCCCGGTCATGGTCATCGCCCGCATCAAGCGCGACAAGGCCCTCGACCGCGTCGAGCAGTCGAAGATGTCCGCGTACATCTGGTTCTTCGTCGCCGCCGCCGTCTTCTGGATGATCTACGACCAGGGCGGCTCGACCCTGTCGATCTTCGCCGACTCGTCGGCCGAGAACACCATCTTCGACTGGCACTTCCCGGTCTCCTGGTACCAGTCCGTGAACCCGGTCCTGATCATGGCCCTGGCCCCGGTGTTCGCCTGGCTGTGGCTGGCGCTGAACCGCCGCGGCAAGGAGCCGAGCACGGCGACGAAGTTCGCGTCCGGTCTGCTCCTGATCGGTGCCTCGTTCTTCCTCTTCCTGGCGCCCCTGGCGATCGCCGACGGCGGTCACAAGGCCGCCGCGATGTGGCTGGTCGCGATCTACTTCGTGCAGACCGTCGGTGAGCTGACCGTCTCCCCGGTCGGCCTCTCCGTCACCACGAAGATGGCGCCCGCGAAGTACGCCTCCCAGATGATGGGTGTCTGGTTCCTGGCCGTCACCGCCGGTGACGCCACGACCGGTCTGCTCTCCATCGCCGGCGTCGACCTCAACAAGACGGGCATCGTCGCCCTGCAGGCCACGCTCGCCGCGGTCGCCGGTGTCGCGGTGTGGATGTACCGCAAGAAGGTCAAGGAGCTGATGGGCGACGTCCACTGA
- a CDS encoding ATP-binding protein: protein MRRRLIQSTLAVVLVVIAVFGLSLVIVETRTISNSAQERVDSEALRLASIVDSRILGSESVSADILKDQVGAGGYAEITMPGQAPIAIGTKPVGDVIHATEKGEEGETVRVEEPRSAVTREVGRTLLIIAAVALLAVIAAVLLAVRQANRLASPLTDLAETAERLGSGDPRPRHKRYGVPELDRVADVLDSSAERIARMLTAERRLAADASHQLRTPLTALSMRLEEITLTDDPDTVKEEATIALTQVERLTDVVERLLTNARDPRTGSAVSFDLDEVIQQQLAEWRPAYRSEGRAVVSSGKRHLRAVGTPGAVAQVLAALIENSLMHGGGTVALRTRVTGNQAVVEVTDEGPGVPADLGARIFERTISGRNSTGIGLAVARDLAEADGGRLEMLQAQPPVFGLFLSRTPLKKAPQGEEEQGPTVR from the coding sequence ATGCGCCGTCGACTCATCCAGTCCACCCTCGCCGTCGTGCTCGTGGTGATCGCCGTCTTCGGCCTGTCCCTCGTGATCGTCGAGACGAGGACGATCAGCAACAGCGCCCAGGAGCGGGTGGACTCGGAGGCGCTGCGCCTCGCCAGCATCGTGGACAGCCGCATCCTCGGGTCCGAGAGCGTCAGCGCGGACATACTCAAGGACCAGGTCGGCGCGGGCGGGTACGCCGAGATCACCATGCCCGGCCAGGCCCCGATCGCCATCGGCACCAAACCCGTCGGCGATGTCATCCACGCCACCGAGAAGGGCGAGGAGGGCGAGACGGTCCGGGTCGAGGAACCCCGCTCGGCGGTGACCCGCGAAGTTGGCCGCACGCTGCTGATCATCGCGGCGGTGGCGCTGCTCGCCGTGATCGCGGCGGTGCTGCTCGCGGTGCGCCAGGCGAACCGGCTCGCCTCCCCGCTCACCGACCTCGCGGAGACCGCGGAGCGCCTCGGCTCGGGCGACCCCCGGCCGCGCCACAAGCGGTACGGGGTCCCGGAGCTGGACCGGGTCGCGGACGTCCTGGACTCCTCCGCCGAGCGCATCGCCCGCATGCTGACCGCGGAGCGCCGCCTGGCCGCGGACGCCTCCCACCAGCTGCGTACGCCCCTCACCGCGCTCTCCATGCGCCTGGAGGAGATCACCCTCACGGATGACCCGGACACGGTGAAGGAGGAGGCGACGATCGCGCTGACGCAGGTCGAGCGGCTCACGGACGTCGTGGAGCGGCTGCTGACCAACGCCCGCGACCCGCGTACCGGCTCCGCCGTCTCCTTCGACCTCGACGAGGTCATCCAGCAGCAGCTCGCCGAGTGGCGCCCGGCCTACCGCAGCGAGGGCCGCGCCGTCGTCAGCTCCGGGAAGCGGCACCTGCGGGCGGTCGGTACACCGGGAGCGGTCGCCCAGGTCCTGGCCGCCCTGATCGAGAACTCCCTCATGCACGGCGGCGGCACGGTCGCCCTGCGCACCCGGGTCACCGGCAACCAGGCCGTCGTCGAGGTCACCGACGAGGGCCCCGGCGTCCCCGCCGACCTCGGCGCCCGCATCTTCGAGCGCACGATCAGCGGCCGGAACTCGACGGGCATCGGCCTCGCGGTCGCCCGCGACCTCGCGGAGGCCGACGGCGGCCGCCTGGAGATGCTCCAGGCGCAGCCCCCGGTCTTCGGCCTGTTCCTGTCCCGCACCCCCCTGAAGAAGGCCCCGCAGGGCGAGGAGGAGCAGGGACCGACGGTGCGGTAG
- the guaA gene encoding glutamine-hydrolyzing GMP synthase — translation MPSAPSAAAPDTVLVVDFGAQYAQLIARRVREARVYSEIVPSTMPVAEMLAKNPAAIILSGGPSSVYAEGAPRLDREIFEAGVPVFGMCYGFQLMATTLGGTVDNTGAREYGRTPLHVSKSGSTLFEGTPDEQPVWMSHGDACSAAPEGFTVTASTDVVPVAAFENDEKRLYGVQYHPEVMHSTHGQQVLEHFLYRGAGLTPSWTTGNVIDEQVELIREQVGTRRAICGLSGGVDSAVAAALVQKAIGSQLTCVYVDHGLMRQGETEQVEKDFVAATGVQLKVVDAEERFLTALKGVSDPEEKRKIIGREFIRVFEQAQAEIIADEGPEVAFLVQGTLYPDVVESGGGTGTANIKSHHNVGGLPEDLEFELIEPLRKLFKDEVRMVGQELGLPDEIVQRQPFPGPGLGIRIVGEVTKERLDLLREADAIAREELTAAGLDREIWQCPVVLLADVRSVGVQGDGRTYGHPIVLRPVSSEDAMTADWSRLPYDTLAKISTRITNEVADVNRVVLDVTSKPPGTIEWE, via the coding sequence GTGCCATCAGCACCCTCCGCCGCCGCCCCCGACACCGTTCTGGTCGTCGACTTCGGCGCACAGTACGCCCAGCTCATCGCCCGCCGCGTCCGCGAGGCCCGGGTCTACAGCGAGATCGTGCCGAGCACCATGCCGGTCGCGGAGATGCTCGCCAAGAACCCGGCGGCGATCATCCTCTCCGGCGGCCCCTCGTCGGTGTACGCGGAGGGCGCCCCCCGCCTCGACCGCGAGATCTTCGAGGCCGGCGTCCCGGTCTTCGGCATGTGCTACGGCTTCCAGCTGATGGCCACGACCCTCGGCGGCACGGTCGACAACACCGGCGCCCGCGAGTACGGCCGCACGCCGCTGCACGTCAGCAAGTCCGGCTCGACGCTCTTCGAGGGCACCCCCGACGAGCAGCCGGTCTGGATGTCGCACGGCGACGCCTGCTCCGCCGCCCCCGAGGGCTTCACGGTCACGGCCTCCACGGACGTCGTCCCGGTCGCGGCCTTCGAGAACGACGAGAAGCGCCTGTACGGCGTCCAGTACCACCCCGAGGTCATGCACTCCACGCACGGCCAGCAGGTGCTGGAGCACTTCCTGTACCGGGGCGCGGGCCTCACCCCGTCCTGGACCACCGGCAACGTCATCGACGAGCAGGTGGAGCTCATCCGCGAGCAGGTCGGCACCCGGCGCGCCATCTGCGGTCTGTCCGGCGGCGTCGACTCCGCCGTGGCCGCCGCGCTCGTACAGAAGGCCATCGGTTCCCAGCTGACCTGTGTGTACGTCGACCACGGTCTGATGCGCCAGGGCGAGACCGAGCAGGTCGAGAAGGACTTCGTGGCCGCGACCGGCGTCCAGTTGAAGGTCGTGGACGCGGAGGAGCGTTTCCTCACCGCGCTCAAGGGTGTCTCGGACCCCGAGGAGAAGCGGAAGATCATCGGCCGCGAGTTCATCCGGGTCTTCGAGCAGGCGCAGGCGGAGATCATCGCGGACGAGGGTCCCGAGGTGGCCTTCCTGGTCCAGGGCACCCTCTACCCGGACGTGGTCGAGTCCGGCGGCGGTACGGGCACGGCCAACATCAAGTCCCACCACAACGTGGGCGGCCTGCCCGAGGACCTCGAGTTCGAGCTCATCGAGCCGCTGCGCAAGCTGTTCAAGGACGAGGTCCGCATGGTCGGCCAGGAGCTCGGCCTGCCGGACGAGATCGTCCAGCGCCAGCCGTTCCCCGGCCCGGGCCTCGGCATCCGCATCGTCGGCGAGGTCACCAAGGAGCGTCTGGACCTGCTCCGCGAGGCCGACGCCATCGCCCGCGAGGAGCTGACGGCCGCCGGTCTCGACCGCGAGATCTGGCAGTGCCCGGTGGTCCTGCTCGCGGACGTCCGCAGCGTCGGCGTCCAGGGCGACGGCCGCACCTACGGCCACCCGATCGTGCTGCGCCCGGTGTCCAGCGAGGACGCCATGACCGCCGACTGGTCGCGCCTCCCGTACGACACCCTGGCGAAGATCTCCACGCGGATCACGAACGAGGTCGCGGACGTCAACCGAGTCGTCCTCGACGTGACGAGCAAGCCGCCGGGCACCATCGAGTGGGAGTAG
- a CDS encoding response regulator transcription factor yields MTRVLLAEDDASISEPLARALRREGYEVEVREDGPTALDAGMQGGVDLVVLDLGLPGMDGLEVARRLRAEGHTIPILILTARADEVDTVVGLDAGADDYVTKPFRLAELLARVRALLRRGAAEPQQPPATHGVRIDVESHRAWMGDEELQLTAKEFDLLRVLVRDAGRVVTRDQLMREVWDTTWWSSTKTLDMHISWLRKKLGDDAANPRYIATVRGVGFRFEKS; encoded by the coding sequence ATGACCCGTGTACTGCTCGCCGAGGACGACGCGTCCATCTCGGAGCCGCTGGCCCGCGCCCTGCGCCGGGAAGGTTACGAGGTCGAGGTGCGCGAGGACGGACCCACCGCACTCGACGCCGGAATGCAGGGCGGCGTCGACCTGGTCGTCCTGGACCTCGGTCTGCCCGGCATGGACGGCCTGGAAGTGGCCCGCCGGCTGCGCGCCGAGGGACACACCATCCCGATCCTCATCCTGACCGCGCGCGCCGACGAGGTGGACACCGTCGTCGGCCTCGACGCGGGCGCCGACGACTACGTCACCAAGCCGTTCCGCCTCGCCGAACTGCTGGCCCGGGTACGGGCCCTGCTGCGGCGCGGCGCCGCCGAGCCCCAGCAGCCGCCCGCCACGCACGGCGTGCGCATCGACGTCGAGTCGCACCGCGCGTGGATGGGGGACGAGGAACTCCAGCTGACCGCGAAGGAGTTCGACCTGCTGCGCGTCCTCGTCCGGGACGCGGGCCGGGTCGTCACCCGCGACCAGCTGATGCGCGAGGTCTGGGACACCACCTGGTGGTCGTCCACGAAGACGCTGGACATGCACATCTCCTGGCTGCGCAAGAAGCTGGGCGACGACGCGGCGAACCCCCGCTACATCGCGACGGTGCGCGGCGTGGGCTTCCGCTTCGAGAAGAGCTGA